Proteins from one Bacteroidota bacterium genomic window:
- the ggt gene encoding gamma-glutamyltransferase, translating to MIRNIFFIFLFSSALIQCKAQHQETTSTIAKHAMVVSANTFASNVGIEIIKNGGNAVDAAIAVQFALAVVYPNAGNIGGGGFMVIRLANGETATLDFREKAPANSNRDMYLESDGEVNRNVIESTQLASGVPGSVDGMWEAHKKYGTIAWEKLLQPAIALAENGFVLTEQQANEFNNNKAEFKKVNPTKNYFIKETEWKVGDTLIQSDLANTLKRIQQNGRDGFYKGETANLIVQEMQNGNGIMQLSDLENYHSIWRTPITFNYKEYEIISMPPPASGGVCLAQMMGMIETFPIKDYGFQSVEAIHLMTEAERRSYADRATWLGDPDFFDVPLSSLIDSNYLQHRMMDFNPQHATTSKEIKAGEFAMHESDETTHFSIVDAEGNAVAVTTTLNDSYGSKIIVNGAGFLLNNEMDDFSAKPGEANMYGLVGGEANAIAPGKRMLSSMTPIIVTKNDSLFMVLGSPGGSTIITSVFQCIINVIEFNMTMQQSVDAGRFHNQWLPDEILYERNKIDSTTLSQLQKMGHTIKSKEAIGRVDAILINANGTLEGAADKRGDDSAVGY from the coding sequence ATGATTCGAAACATCTTTTTTATTTTTCTTTTTTCATCCGCATTAATACAATGCAAAGCTCAACATCAAGAAACTACATCTACAATTGCGAAGCATGCAATGGTGGTTTCGGCAAATACATTTGCAAGTAATGTTGGTATAGAAATAATAAAAAACGGAGGTAATGCCGTAGATGCAGCCATCGCAGTGCAATTTGCTTTAGCGGTTGTATATCCCAATGCAGGAAATATTGGTGGTGGTGGTTTTATGGTAATTCGGCTTGCAAATGGTGAAACTGCAACATTGGATTTCAGAGAGAAAGCTCCTGCAAATTCGAATAGAGATATGTATTTAGAATCTGATGGTGAAGTAAACAGAAATGTGATTGAATCAACACAACTCGCTTCAGGTGTACCGGGTTCTGTAGATGGAATGTGGGAAGCACATAAAAAATATGGCACTATTGCTTGGGAAAAATTATTGCAACCTGCAATTGCACTTGCTGAAAATGGTTTTGTACTTACTGAGCAACAAGCAAATGAATTTAACAACAATAAAGCAGAATTTAAAAAAGTAAATCCAACAAAAAATTATTTTATAAAAGAAACGGAATGGAAAGTTGGTGATACATTAATTCAATCGGATTTGGCAAATACATTAAAACGTATTCAGCAAAATGGAAGAGATGGTTTTTACAAAGGAGAAACAGCAAATTTGATTGTGCAGGAAATGCAAAACGGTAATGGCATTATGCAATTATCTGATCTTGAAAATTATCATTCTATTTGGCGCACTCCAATTACTTTTAATTATAAAGAGTATGAAATTATTAGTATGCCTCCGCCTGCAAGTGGTGGTGTTTGTCTTGCGCAAATGATGGGAATGATTGAAACATTTCCTATTAAAGATTATGGATTTCAAAGTGTGGAAGCAATACATCTGATGACAGAAGCAGAACGCAGATCGTATGCCGATAGAGCAACATGGTTGGGTGATCCTGATTTTTTTGATGTGCCGCTTTCTTCATTAATTGATTCCAATTATTTACAACATCGCATGATGGATTTTAATCCGCAACATGCAACGACATCAAAAGAAATTAAAGCAGGAGAATTTGCAATGCATGAAAGTGATGAGACAACACATTTTTCTATTGTGGATGCTGAAGGAAATGCTGTTGCAGTTACCACAACTTTAAATGATAGTTATGGTTCAAAAATTATAGTGAATGGTGCAGGCTTTTTATTGAATAATGAAATGGATGATTTCAGTGCGAAACCCGGTGAAGCAAATATGTATGGTTTGGTTGGTGGCGAAGCAAATGCTATTGCGCCGGGTAAACGTATGTTGAGCAGTATGACACCAATTATTGTTACAAAAAACGATTCCCTGTTTATGGTGCTCGGCAGCCCGGGTGGAAGTACAATTATTACAAGTGTTTTTCAATGCATAATCAACGTGATTGAATTTAATATGACTATGCAACAAAGTGTGGATGCAGGTCGCTTTCATAATCAATGGCTACCTGATGAAATTTTATATGAAAGAAATAAAATTGATTCAACAACATTATCGCAACTACAAAAAATGGGACACACTATTAAATCAAAAGAAGCTATCGGCAGAGTGGATGCAATACTTATAAATGCGAATGGCACATTAGAAGGTGCAGCCGATAAAAGAGGTGATGATAGTGCGGTGGGATATTAA
- a CDS encoding ATP-binding cassette domain-containing protein encodes MAQPSGNNLWGPVEQKDKKRITMQGMRSIMRIFSYLRPYKTKFYIGIVALLLSSFTTMSFPFFMGKLIDTSSSNAPESIYSNTNAIALILVGILIFQSAVSYFRVYLFAIVSEKSMADVRTSLYNKLITLSIPFFEEHRVGELTSRSTNDVDQLQDMLSSTLPEFVRQIVTIIFGLGFIFFISPKLTLLMISTFPVLIILAVLYGKYIRTISKKRQDALAESNVAVEETLQNIFTVKAFSNENYESKRYKGFLERVVETGIKGAMNRGAFTTFLILGLFGGFVLVLWYGTLLMKDGEITAGTLTAFMLYTGFIGGAVGGLGEMYGRLQKTVGATERIFEIIEEEGEITLDSDTPKTKLQGSIQFKNVAFTYPTRKDIRVLQDINIQIAPGEKVALAGPSGAGKSTIAQLILRFYEPAEGALIMDGKNANTYTLKELRNNMAIVPQEVILFGGTIKENIAYGKPDANEQEIMEASKKANAWEFISRFPEQLETIVGERGVKLSGGQRQRIAIARAILKDPAILILDEATSSLDAESEKLVQDALEILMENRTTIIIAHRLSTIRNVDRIFVLENGAIKEEGTFDMLSKIEDGIFSNLLKLQFSEKEIIN; translated from the coding sequence ATGGCACAGCCTTCTGGAAATAATTTATGGGGACCGGTAGAGCAAAAAGATAAGAAGCGTATCACCATGCAAGGTATGCGTTCTATAATGAGAATCTTCTCTTACTTGCGTCCTTATAAAACAAAATTTTATATTGGAATTGTCGCCTTATTGCTCAGCAGTTTTACCACAATGTCATTTCCTTTTTTTATGGGGAAACTGATTGATACTTCCTCCTCAAATGCACCTGAAAGTATTTATTCTAACACCAATGCGATTGCACTTATTCTAGTGGGTATTTTAATTTTTCAATCAGCTGTTTCTTATTTCCGTGTGTATTTATTTGCAATTGTTTCTGAGAAAAGTATGGCGGATGTACGCACGAGTTTGTACAATAAATTGATTACGCTTTCCATTCCTTTTTTTGAAGAACATCGTGTGGGTGAATTAACAAGTCGCAGTACTAATGATGTAGATCAATTGCAAGATATGTTGAGTTCAACTCTTCCTGAATTTGTGCGTCAAATTGTTACAATAATTTTTGGATTAGGATTTATATTTTTTATTTCTCCAAAGTTGACCTTATTGATGATTTCTACTTTTCCTGTATTAATTATTCTTGCAGTATTATATGGAAAATATATTCGCACCATTTCTAAAAAAAGGCAAGATGCATTAGCTGAATCCAATGTGGCGGTGGAAGAAACATTACAAAATATTTTTACTGTAAAAGCATTCAGCAACGAGAATTATGAATCGAAACGCTACAAAGGTTTTTTAGAACGTGTTGTTGAAACAGGAATAAAAGGTGCGATGAATCGTGGTGCATTTACCACCTTTTTAATTCTCGGTTTATTTGGTGGATTTGTATTGGTGTTATGGTATGGAACTCTGTTAATGAAAGATGGTGAAATTACAGCCGGCACACTCACTGCATTCATGCTCTATACCGGATTTATTGGTGGCGCTGTTGGTGGACTTGGAGAAATGTATGGTCGTCTTCAAAAAACGGTCGGTGCTACTGAACGCATATTTGAAATCATTGAAGAAGAAGGAGAAATTACTTTGGATAGTGATACACCTAAAACAAAATTGCAAGGTTCTATTCAATTTAAAAATGTAGCATTTACTTATCCCACAAGAAAAGATATCCGTGTATTACAAGATATTAATATTCAAATTGCACCCGGAGAAAAAGTTGCTTTGGCCGGACCAAGCGGCGCAGGAAAATCTACAATTGCGCAATTGATTTTACGATTTTATGAACCCGCAGAAGGTGCATTAATTATGGATGGAAAAAATGCAAATACTTATACATTAAAAGAGTTGCGGAATAATATGGCTATCGTTCCGCAGGAAGTAATTTTATTTGGAGGCACTATTAAAGAAAATATTGCTTACGGAAAACCGGATGCAAATGAACAAGAAATAATGGAAGCTTCGAAGAAAGCAAATGCCTGGGAATTTATTTCAAGATTTCCGGAACAATTAGAAACAATAGTTGGTGAACGTGGTGTAAAATTATCTGGTGGACAACGGCAACGTATTGCCATAGCAAGAGCAATTTTAAAAGACCCTGCAATATTAATTTTAGATGAAGCAACAAGTAGCTTAGATGCGGAGAGTGAAAAATTAGTGCAAGATGCTTTAGAAATTTTAATGGAGAATCGCACAACAATTATTATAGCGCATCGCTTGAGTACTATTCGTAATGTGGACAGAATATTTGTGTTGGAAAATGGTGCAATAAAAGAAGAAGGTACATTTGACATGCTATCAAAAATTGAAGACGGAATTTTCAGTAACTTATTAAAACTGCAATTCAGCGAAAAAGAAATAATAAATTAA
- a CDS encoding T9SS type A sorting domain-containing protein has protein sequence MNNDGINDLGFSYSADASVNDFGSVDFLSKTINVDLMNLTRICGKKTASYNAMSLDSNDIINDDKLWLLMESLRLTSTYYHIVDGELLPTSGDGYWGDEDNFYYLGVRFWSNNFYYGWVRLKVDQQNMALTVSDYAYNAIPEEEIKAGYKGGKLHDLMAIYNANNITVFLPEYMLETNAVVQLFNISGQLLFNGAFINNKQITINAELLPSGIYIINAYNDLVSRTAKIVIEK, from the coding sequence ATGAACAACGATGGAATTAATGATCTTGGTTTCTCATATAGTGCTGATGCTTCGGTAAATGATTTCGGCTCAGTAGATTTTCTATCAAAAACAATAAATGTTGATTTGATGAATCTGACACGTATTTGTGGGAAGAAAACTGCTTCTTATAACGCAATGAGCTTGGATTCAAATGATATTATAAATGATGATAAATTATGGCTTCTGATGGAATCGCTGAGATTGACCTCAACATATTACCACATTGTTGATGGCGAATTGCTTCCTACAAGCGGAGATGGTTATTGGGGCGATGAAGATAATTTTTATTATTTGGGTGTAAGATTTTGGTCCAATAATTTTTATTATGGTTGGGTTAGATTAAAAGTAGATCAGCAAAATATGGCCTTAACAGTGAGTGATTATGCCTATAATGCCATTCCCGAAGAAGAAATTAAAGCAGGTTATAAAGGCGGTAAATTACATGACCTAATGGCAATTTATAATGCCAATAATATAACAGTATTTCTACCTGAATACATGTTGGAAACAAATGCCGTCGTTCAACTTTTTAATATTTCTGGTCAACTCTTATTTAATGGTGCATTTATCAATAATAAACAAATAACTATAAATGCAGAACTACTTCCAAGTGGTATTTATATTATTAATGCCTATAATGATTTAGTAAGTCGAACTGCTAAAATTGTTATTGAAAAATAA
- a CDS encoding nodulation protein NfeD, translated as MGFILLWTVVSALSSVDNSEQKKVLYFEIHEDIMPAAWRTVKNAVEQAEEIQADYILISMDTYGGMLDAADSIRTKLLATKIPVIVHVTNNAASAGALIAIACDSIYMNSFAKIGAASVVDQSGNVMADKYQSYMRGMMRATAEANNRNPEMAEAMVGSIKTIPGIIDSGKVLTFTTKEAIQYGFCEAQAENAEAALAAAGITNYEMVKYESTFIDKMMGFFLNPVLRGLCITFIFLGLYFELQTPGIGFPLVIAIVAALLYFAPLYFEGLAQNWEILLFVVGLILLALEIFVIPGFGIAGISGIAFIVTGLLLSMLQNRGFNFDFTGTGAIAESFSIVIAAIIFTLIVIIGFFGRFLNSGLFKKISLQTSEMSDEGYHTNILILPAFVGKTGIAVTDLRPAGKIEIEGEWIDGQTEGDYISKGDHVKVIAAKNSFVVVRKIKF; from the coding sequence GTGGGGTTTATATTATTGTGGACAGTTGTCTCCGCTTTAAGCAGTGTGGATAATAGCGAACAAAAGAAGGTTTTGTATTTTGAAATACATGAAGATATAATGCCTGCTGCCTGGCGCACTGTGAAAAATGCAGTAGAACAAGCAGAAGAAATTCAGGCAGATTATATTCTAATCAGTATGGATACTTATGGCGGAATGCTGGATGCTGCTGATAGTATTCGCACGAAATTGCTGGCAACCAAAATTCCGGTAATAGTACATGTCACCAACAATGCGGCTTCTGCGGGTGCATTAATAGCAATAGCCTGCGATAGTATTTATATGAATTCGTTTGCAAAAATTGGTGCTGCTAGTGTGGTTGATCAAAGCGGAAATGTAATGGCGGATAAATATCAGAGTTATATGCGTGGAATGATGCGGGCAACAGCAGAAGCAAATAATAGAAATCCGGAAATGGCGGAAGCAATGGTGGGTTCTATTAAAACTATTCCCGGGATTATTGATTCGGGCAAAGTGTTGACATTCACAACTAAGGAAGCAATTCAATATGGTTTTTGTGAAGCTCAGGCAGAAAATGCGGAAGCTGCACTTGCTGCTGCGGGAATTACAAATTATGAAATGGTGAAATATGAATCCACATTCATTGATAAGATGATGGGATTTTTTCTGAATCCTGTGTTGCGGGGTTTATGTATCACTTTTATTTTTCTGGGATTGTATTTTGAATTGCAAACACCCGGTATTGGTTTTCCTTTAGTGATTGCAATTGTTGCTGCACTATTATATTTCGCACCATTATATTTTGAAGGACTTGCACAAAACTGGGAGATACTATTATTTGTCGTCGGATTGATTTTACTTGCTCTTGAAATTTTTGTAATCCCAGGCTTTGGAATTGCCGGAATTTCAGGAATTGCATTTATCGTTACAGGATTGCTTTTAAGTATGCTGCAAAATCGAGGATTCAATTTTGATTTTACCGGCACAGGCGCAATTGCAGAATCTTTTAGTATCGTTATTGCGGCAATAATATTTACACTAATAGTTATTATCGGATTTTTTGGTCGCTTTCTCAACTCAGGATTATTTAAAAAAATATCCTTGCAAACAAGTGAAATGAGTGATGAAGGTTATCACACAAATATTTTAATATTACCCGCCTTCGTGGGAAAAACTGGAATTGCTGTTACTGATTTGCGACCTGCAGGAAAAATTGAAATTGAAGGTGAATGGATTGACGGACAAACAGAAGGCGATTATATTTCCAAAGGAGATCACGTGAAAGTGATTGCTGCTAAAAACAGTTTTGTTGTTGTTAGAAAAATTAAATTTTAA
- a CDS encoding LysM peptidoglycan-binding domain-containing protein, which translates to MKRICLLILLVVWAWSLMAAPIDSVGVKNISGQSFIVYQLSAGETVYAISRKYNVSFQSITEANPGVDMNAIKLGQEILIPQINTYTTSTKSANSSFHIVAKGETVYSISKQYSTEVSELQKLNPEIKDNAIKIGQVLTIPQQPSASVQKDYTLVEENSQLIIAKEETNNTTETLTEIKSEPEIVYSKPDKNKSFAQQYAEYQFMDMVTVSEKGVATWIDGSADMQITNGRYYALNNEAPIGSIVKVRNLMNNREIYAKVIGTLSDTEVSDKTLIKLSAGAAEQLNVLDARFVSEISHYEAREEVKK; encoded by the coding sequence ATGAAAAGAATTTGCCTATTGATATTATTAGTTGTTTGGGCATGGAGCCTGATGGCTGCACCCATAGATTCAGTGGGTGTAAAGAATATTTCAGGGCAATCATTTATCGTGTATCAATTAAGTGCGGGGGAAACTGTATATGCTATTAGTCGCAAGTATAACGTAAGCTTTCAAAGCATTACAGAAGCCAATCCCGGAGTAGATATGAATGCCATTAAACTCGGACAGGAAATATTAATTCCTCAAATAAATACTTACACCACTTCTACTAAATCAGCAAACAGCAGTTTTCATATTGTGGCTAAAGGAGAAACAGTGTATAGCATTTCCAAGCAATATTCCACTGAAGTATCAGAATTACAAAAGCTTAATCCTGAAATAAAAGACAATGCGATTAAAATTGGTCAGGTACTTACAATTCCGCAACAACCAAGTGCAAGTGTTCAAAAAGACTACACACTTGTGGAAGAAAATTCCCAATTGATTATTGCAAAAGAGGAAACAAATAATACCACAGAAACTTTAACAGAAATTAAATCGGAGCCGGAAATAGTGTATTCCAAGCCTGACAAGAATAAATCCTTTGCACAACAGTATGCGGAATATCAGTTTATGGATATGGTTACTGTAAGTGAAAAAGGTGTTGCCACTTGGATCGATGGCAGTGCAGACATGCAAATCACCAATGGCAGATATTATGCGTTGAACAATGAAGCCCCTATTGGTTCTATTGTGAAGGTGCGGAATCTGATGAATAATCGGGAGATTTATGCAAAAGTGATTGGCACATTATCTGATACCGAGGTAAGTGACAAAACATTAATAAAACTCTCGGCAGGTGCAGCCGAACAGCTCAATGTACTGGATGCACGTTTCGTTTCTGAAATTTCACATTACGAAGCACGAGAGGAAGTGAAAAAGTAA
- a CDS encoding DJ-1/PfpI family protein, producing MKKINALFIIVIAAILFSCNTNDSGNKLQENAQSNAEKTMDTLTAHLKPFNAELPTIGLLIYNGVLQTEFTATSDVFAKPDGPEGKPLFNVITIAETADPIVTEEGLRIIPDYTFENCPKLKALFIPSAYDMYSQVHNEKILNFIREKNKETKYTVSNCAGAQLVGASGIADGKKIVTYVGGGKQLQIEYPKLIVQDDSLISFVEDGKFSSSNGNLTSYISALNLLEKMTSDEHRKFVESYLYLDRLQDWKK from the coding sequence ATGAAAAAGATTAACGCCTTATTTATAATTGTGATTGCAGCAATATTATTTAGTTGCAATACAAATGATTCAGGAAATAAATTGCAAGAGAATGCACAATCCAATGCTGAAAAAACAATGGATACTTTAACTGCGCATCTAAAACCATTTAATGCCGAGCTACCTACTATTGGCCTTCTAATTTATAATGGCGTTTTACAGACAGAGTTTACAGCAACATCGGATGTATTTGCAAAACCCGACGGACCTGAAGGAAAACCATTATTTAATGTAATAACAATTGCAGAAACTGCAGATCCGATTGTTACCGAAGAAGGATTGAGAATTATTCCTGATTATACTTTTGAAAACTGCCCGAAATTAAAAGCACTATTTATTCCGAGTGCTTATGATATGTATTCGCAAGTGCACAATGAAAAAATATTGAATTTCATCAGAGAGAAAAATAAGGAAACAAAATATACGGTAAGTAATTGTGCAGGTGCGCAGCTTGTTGGTGCTTCAGGAATTGCAGATGGCAAAAAAATAGTAACCTATGTTGGAGGTGGTAAACAATTACAAATAGAATATCCGAAATTAATTGTGCAAGATGATAGTTTGATTTCTTTTGTTGAAGATGGAAAATTCAGTTCTTCAAATGGCAATCTTACCAGTTATATAAGTGCTTTGAATTTGTTAGAGAAAATGACAAGTGATGAACATAGAAAATTTGTTGAATCCTATTTATATCTTGATCGTCTTCAGGATTGGAAAAAATAA
- a CDS encoding YjbQ family protein: MIQHFKIQLPRFKRGFHIIDNHILNALPNLPATALLQIFIQHTSAAITINENADATVRIDFETVFNKLVPEGMPYYKHDMEGDDDMPAHIKAALIGNNISIPISNGKLNLGTWQGIYLCEFRNHAQGRNLIITILS; this comes from the coding sequence ATGATTCAACATTTTAAAATACAACTTCCACGGTTTAAAAGAGGATTTCATATAATTGATAATCATATTTTAAATGCCTTACCCAATTTACCCGCCACGGCTTTACTGCAAATTTTTATTCAGCATACATCAGCGGCAATAACAATTAATGAAAATGCAGACGCAACCGTTCGAATTGATTTTGAAACTGTGTTTAATAAATTAGTCCCTGAAGGAATGCCGTATTACAAACATGATATGGAAGGCGATGATGATATGCCGGCACATATTAAAGCTGCTCTTATTGGAAATAATATTTCAATTCCCATTTCAAATGGTAAACTTAATTTGGGAACATGGCAAGGAATATATTTATGTGAATTCCGAAATCATGCTCAAGGTAGAAATCTGATTATTACCATTTTAAGTTAG
- a CDS encoding GlsB/YeaQ/YmgE family stress response membrane protein: MTLLYFILIGALAGWIGGKLMRGEGFGLIGNIVVGIVGAVIGGWIFDSLNISSSGFAGTIASSVVGAVLFLFIVGLIKNK, encoded by the coding sequence ATGACTCTTCTGTATTTTATTTTAATAGGCGCACTCGCCGGATGGATTGGTGGCAAACTAATGCGGGGCGAAGGATTTGGACTGATAGGTAATATCGTTGTCGGAATTGTTGGTGCCGTAATCGGCGGATGGATTTTCGATAGTTTAAATATTTCCAGTTCCGGTTTTGCAGGCACCATTGCCAGTTCAGTTGTTGGTGCAGTGTTGTTTTTATTTATTGTTGGATTGATTAAGAATAAATAA
- the kdsB gene encoding 3-deoxy-manno-octulosonate cytidylyltransferase codes for MKVLAIIPARYASTRFPGKPLAMIGDTSMIMRVYYQVKKVKQLHEVIVATDDKRIYDHVKMHKGNVIMTSAKHHSGTERCGEVMRKLKKNFDVVINVQGDEPFIEPQQIRSIIKAFTDSDIDIATLSFRITNAEEIFNPNVVKVVCNKQKDAMYFSRNPIPYFRSGKEIAEPVKWLEAFPFQKHIGIYGYKSKTLKKIIQLSPVKLEKTESLEQLRWLHHGYKVRVINTAFESVGIDTPDDFENALLRIQ; via the coding sequence ATGAAAGTATTAGCAATAATTCCGGCAAGATATGCAAGCACTCGTTTCCCCGGAAAACCTTTGGCAATGATTGGCGATACAAGTATGATAATGCGGGTTTATTATCAAGTGAAAAAAGTAAAACAACTACATGAAGTAATTGTAGCCACCGATGATAAACGTATTTATGATCATGTGAAAATGCATAAAGGAAATGTGATAATGACTTCTGCAAAACATCATAGCGGAACTGAGAGATGTGGTGAAGTAATGCGCAAGCTTAAAAAAAATTTTGATGTAGTTATTAATGTTCAGGGTGATGAGCCTTTTATTGAACCACAACAAATACGTTCAATTATTAAAGCATTCACCGATTCAGATATTGATATTGCAACTCTTTCTTTTCGCATTACAAATGCAGAAGAAATTTTTAATCCGAATGTGGTGAAAGTGGTTTGCAATAAACAAAAAGATGCTATGTATTTTTCACGCAATCCTATTCCTTATTTCCGCAGTGGAAAAGAAATTGCAGAACCGGTGAAATGGTTAGAAGCGTTTCCTTTTCAAAAACACATTGGGATCTATGGATACAAATCCAAAACATTAAAAAAAATTATTCAACTCTCGCCGGTTAAACTGGAAAAAACAGAATCGCTGGAACAATTGCGATGGCTGCATCATGGCTATAAAGTGCGGGTAATAAATACTGCTTTTGAAAGTGTCGGAATTGATACACCGGATGACTTTGAAAACGCATTACTCCGAATACAATAA
- a CDS encoding T9SS type A sorting domain-containing protein has translation MKKITSDESNYSFNPKGIVTDSDGNVYAGIEAGGNLTIDSIYIGSGPRSYLIKFDSTGIYSWYKFFISNDTYSDVYMQDIGIDRNNNILFPGYFLDELYIGGEDSTIHGIEYITSFVMRFDSNGEIVNYLLLMDSASILDFDTDSENNLLILARSFGEINIFNGDTLIGNTLVAKYDDQNNLLWYLDQNVLSYNSNDDSFFYTQMKLVTDNDDNFFINYVVSDTMRLNGNFYQPDSIIYYYVDSTWIFDSLVYTYDTSIVYIKEGTLVKYNSLGMEQWHQIITAPYGAYFKNIAINASNEIITSIGASTFHNIYLSDSLIFEPTESPDFSNGVYLLKMNTDGDLLFTNQNLNNIYLENTFVFNQETLFSPGRTSTKTGYYAASITEIDDNLNFGITTEATCNTGTLTGPNSYVDFITFFDSTMYMYGHVDECAEIGDIEVYGKNNEEILFIAKLFPHYSSPYVIPDSLIYFSSESYVYPIPSNKILYLSMQDSTAQIQTIQVYNTMGQLFQIAFEKININTIQLNIGDLHPGFYFLVLMIENQQRTYKFLVN, from the coding sequence GTGAAAAAAATCACTTCTGATGAGTCTAATTATTCATTTAATCCCAAAGGCATTGTTACAGATTCTGATGGTAATGTGTATGCAGGCATTGAAGCAGGTGGAAACTTAACTATTGATAGTATTTACATAGGTAGTGGACCCAGAAGTTATCTTATAAAGTTTGATTCAACCGGAATTTATTCCTGGTATAAATTTTTTATTTCAAATGATACGTATTCGGATGTATATATGCAGGATATTGGAATAGACAGGAATAACAACATACTTTTTCCGGGATATTTTTTAGATGAATTGTATATAGGTGGTGAGGATAGTACTATTCATGGAATAGAATACATAACATCTTTTGTCATGCGGTTTGATAGCAATGGAGAAATAGTCAATTATTTATTGTTAATGGATTCTGCTTCTATTTTGGATTTTGATACAGACTCAGAAAATAATTTATTAATCCTTGCCCGTTCTTTTGGAGAGATTAATATTTTTAATGGTGATACATTAATCGGCAATACGCTTGTTGCAAAGTATGATGATCAAAATAATTTGTTATGGTATCTGGATCAGAACGTGCTTTCCTATAATTCTAATGATGATTCATTTTTTTATACCCAAATGAAATTGGTTACAGATAATGATGATAATTTTTTTATAAATTATGTTGTATCTGATACCATGCGCCTAAATGGTAACTTTTATCAGCCAGATAGTATTATATATTATTATGTTGATTCCACTTGGATTTTCGACTCGCTTGTTTATACATATGATACCTCGATAGTATATATCAAGGAAGGTACTTTGGTTAAGTATAACTCCTTGGGTATGGAGCAATGGCATCAGATTATTACGGCTCCTTATGGTGCATACTTTAAAAATATTGCAATTAATGCATCCAATGAAATTATCACTTCAATCGGGGCTTCAACATTTCATAACATTTACTTAAGTGATTCTTTAATTTTCGAACCAACAGAATCACCCGACTTTAGCAATGGTGTTTATTTACTTAAGATGAATACGGATGGTGATTTATTATTTACAAATCAGAACCTGAATAATATTTATCTTGAGAATACTTTTGTTTTCAATCAGGAAACACTTTTTAGCCCCGGACGAACAAGCACAAAAACAGGTTACTATGCAGCATCAATAACTGAAATTGATGATAATTTGAATTTTGGTATTACCACCGAAGCTACTTGCAATACAGGCACACTCACAGGACCTAATAGTTATGTTGATTTTATTACATTTTTTGATTCCACAATGTATATGTATGGTCATGTGGATGAATGTGCTGAAATTGGAGACATAGAAGTTTACGGAAAAAACAACGAAGAAATTCTCTTCATTGCAAAATTATTTCCTCATTATTCTAGCCCTTATGTTATACCTGATTCATTAATTTACTTTTCAAGTGAATCTTATGTGTATCCTATTCCGTCAAACAAAATTTTGTATTTAAGTATGCAGGATTCTACTGCGCAAATCCAAACTATTCAAGTGTATAATACCATGGGTCAATTATTTCAAATTGCTTTTGAAAAGATTAATATTAATACAATACAATTGAACATTGGCGATTTACATCCCGGATTTTATTTTCTTGTACTTATGATTGAAAATCAGCAACGCACTTATAAATTCCTTGTAAATTAG